One Scophthalmus maximus strain ysfricsl-2021 chromosome 9, ASM2237912v1, whole genome shotgun sequence genomic region harbors:
- the maml1 gene encoding mastermind-like protein 1 isoform X2: MERLRRRIELFRQHHNSCESRYEGATLERLELERQQTFALHQRCLQAKAKRSNKHRQSQPSGEQAGQRAAGGGGGGGGGGAEPGDGGGAPAAEQSRNSTLIALQETVKRKLVSAGSPLGRDQVNGFSDGFPPKKKACLDNGNSNGSPLDSKLGICDALNSNGNHRSAGESTDSGAEPGLDFHRKEMKQEPDDILPIMPPSGGGNNSLFPDLNLNEQEWTELMEELNCAVADEDIQDILNDGFEDRKDPLELAPTPSGGGTVGGGAGGGVGGQSSQGLLPPDLANVKSEFSPASAAFDHQDSRTGSPHVRSTSSGPPPHPNSSPIAASSASSPALPPSQPAPAPRQLQPPPNHLLPPGPPVPKDLSPAQQLQQLAAQQQRAQHLHGQMQHKQPQPGAKFHNQGPHAHPPPWPQMANTSQSPLGGAFGMDKPTSPSLYPQDFNPNAQKQLLMPNKGSPKAGPGSYMPGPGGHPNMMGHSTSGPPLSHPPAPGAQATAAMLNYNNTKPLTHFEAGPGPPRPPNTQSQNKAALLALLRQQQQIKQKNSMNFRQHIPHTQDQNNYPAPPHGPGPANTMAPVPGNNGMAAQPGANSMAGGHGNAAYLSNQAAVAAVLKQQQQQQQQQQQQQQQHQQQMLEQQQKQQQQQQQYLQRQQLMAEQEKQRQQDQQLQRRLTRPPPQYQDQPGQPANQNPFPQQPVNQFTASSQPMGGVSSMGGPAPGSQRMFPQNQGMMGMNMGQGGGPAGGVAPPSTVSQPDRNLQSCGGGGGGAGVDVQQVLYNNMSLHTAHPGHPPQQAGLQRQPLGPMSASYRQNLLAQQQQHLKTQPNAALLKQQQLAAAAGRMPGSMQNSMGAGLSSSMPGGIQGAQSAAWQQQLANQAPPGNAGLPPNAFSNTPNAFHMQQQQQPRIPKMPPGAAPFGANPGGRPMGGLNPAQQMMQANMAVAQQRAPPNPQGLSQAMANQQTQQQQQQQQQQASQNQAVLSELAAFGPPQGNGRQGLQCNQGYQVSRTANQQQQQQVSFGYNMASGSFAAESELVDSLLKGQSPQEWMADLDELLASHH; this comes from the exons ATGGAGCGGCTCCGCCGGAGGATCGAGCTCTTCCGGCAGCATCACAACAGCTGCGAGAGCCGCTACGAGGGCGCGACGCTGGAGCGGCTGGAGCTGGAGCGGCAGCAGACCTTCGCCCTGCACCAGCGCTGCCTGCAGGCCAAGGCCAAGCGGTCCAACAAGCACCGGCAGAGCCAGCCCAGCGGCGAGCAGGCCGGCCAGAGGGCGGcgggcggaggcggcggcggcggcggcggcggcgcggagCCCGGGGATGGCGGAGGGGCGCCGGCGGCGGAGCAGAGCCGCAACAGCACGCTGATCGCG ctgcaggagaCGGTGAAGAGGAAGCTGGTGAGCGCCGGTTCTCCGCTGGGCAGAGACCAAGTCAACGGCTTCAGCGACGGTTTCCCGCCCAAAAAGAAGGCGTGTCTGGACAACGGCAACAGCAACGGCTCCCCGCTCGACTCCAAGCTGGGCATCTGCGACGCTCTGAACTCTAACGGGAACCACAGGTCGGCGGGGGAGTCGACGGACAGCGGCGCGGAGCCGGGTTTGGACTTCCACCGGAAGGAGATGAAGCAGGAGCCGGACGACATCCTGCCCATCATGCCGCCGTCGGGAGGAGGCAACAACAGCCTGTTCCCCGACCTCAACCTGAACGAGCAGGAGTGGACggagctgatggaggagctgAACTGCGCCGTGGCCGACGAGGACATCCAGGACATTCTCAACGACGGCTTCGAGGATCGCAAGGACCCTCTGGAGCTGGCGCCGACTCCCAGTGGTGGGGGGACGGtgggagggggagcaggaggtggTGTGGGAGGCCAGTCGTCCCAGGGACTACTGCCTCCAGATCTGGCCAACGTCAAGTCGGAGTTCTCTCCGGCCTCGGCAGCTTTCGATCATCAGGACTCTCGCACCGGCTCCCCCCACGTCAGGTCCACCTCCTCTGGGCCGCCTCCTCACCCTAACAGCTCCCCCatcgccgcctcctccgcctcttctccGGCTCTGCCCCCATCCCAGCCTGCTCCAGCCCCCAGGCAGCTTCAGCCTCCCCccaaccacctcctccctccagggCCCCCAGTGCCTAAAGACCTGTCCCCCgcacagcagctccagcagctggcTGCCCAGCAGCAGAGGGCTCAGCACCTCCACGGCCAGATGCAGCACAAACAGCCACAGCCAGGGGCCAAGTTCCACAACCAGGGGCCTCATGCCCACCCCCCGCCTTGGCCGCAGATGGCCAACACCTCTCAGAGTCCACTAGGGGGCGCTTTTGGTATGGACAAGCCCACAAGCCCCTCATTGTACCCACAAGACTTCAACCCCAACGCCCAGAAGCAGCTGCTGATGCCCAACAAAGGCTCTCCCAAGGCGGGGCCAGGCAGCTACATGCCGGGGCCCGGCGGGCACCCCAATATGATGGGCCACTCGACTTCGGGACCTCCCCTCAGTCATCCACCGGCACCCGGAGCACAGGCCACTGCCGCCATGCTGAACTACAACAACACCAAACCCCTGACACACTTTGAGGCGGGACCCGGGCCCCCGCGGCCCCCCAACACCCAGAGCCAGAACAAGGCGGCACTGCTGGCGCTGctcagacaacagcagcagatcaaACAGAAGAACAGCATGAACTTCCGCCAGCatataccacacacacag GACCAGAACAACTACCCCGCTCCCCCACACGGCCCGGGCCCTGCCAACACCATGGCGCCTGTGCCCGGAAACAACGGCATGGCGGCCCAGCCGGGGGCAAACTCAATGGCGGGTGGCCACGGTAACGCAGCGTACCTGAGCAACCAGGCGGCGGTGGCGGCCgtgctgaagcagcagcagcagcagcagcagcagcagcagcagcagcagcagcagcatcagcagcagatgctggagcagcagcagaagcagcagcagcagcagcagcagtacctgcagcggcagcagctcatGGCTGaacag GagaagcagcggcagcaggaccAGCAGCTCCAGAGACGTCTGACCCGACCGCCACCGCAGTACCAGGACCAGCCGGGGCAACCGGCCAATCAGAACCCTTTCCCCCAGCAGCCAGTCAACCAGTTTACag CTTCCTCTCAGCCAATGGGCGGCGTCAGCTCCATGGGAGGCCCCGCCCCCGGGTCCCAGCGCATGTTCCCTCAGAACCAAGGCATGATGGGTATGAACATGGGTCAGGGCGGCGGGCCGGCAGGTGGTGTAGCTCCGCCCTCGACGGTGAGCCAGCCTGACAGGAACCTTCAGTCCTGCgggggcggaggaggcggggctggCGTGGACGTCCAGCAGGTCCTGTACAACAACATGAGCCTTCACACGGCCCACCCGGGCCACCCGCCCCAGCAGGCCGGCCTGCAGCGCCAGCCTCTGGGCCCCATGAGCGCTTCCTACAGGCAGAACCTTctggcgcagcagcagcagcacctgaaGACGCAACCTAATGCTGCCttgctgaagcagcagcaactcGCTGCCGCCGCCGGCCGCATGCCAGGCTCCATGCAGAACAGTATGGGGGCCGGCCTTAGCAGCTCGATGCCCGGGGGAATCCAGGGTGCACAGAGCGCCgcctggcagcagcagctcgccaACCAGGCGCCCCCCGGTAACGCTGGCCTGCCCCCCAACGCCTTCAGCAACACGCCCAACGCCTtccacatgcagcagcagcagcagcctcgcATTCCCAAGATGCCACCGGGCGCCGCGCCCTTCGGCGCAAACCCCGGCGGTCGCCCGATGGGAGGCCTGAACCCCGCGCAGCAGATGATGCAGGCAAACATGGCTGTAGCCCAGCAGAGAGCGCCGCCCAACCCACAGGGCCTGAGCCAGGCGATGGCCAATCAGCagactcaacaacaacaacaacaacaacaacaacaggccaGTCAGAACCAGGCCGTCCTCTCTGAACTTGCGGCGTTCGGGCCGCCGCAGGGAAATGGCCGCCAGGGCCTGCAGTGTAACCAAGGTTACCAGGTGAGCAGGacagccaatcagcagcagcagcaacaagtgTCGTTTGGATACAACATGGCGTCGGGCAGCTTCGCTGCAGAGAGCGAGCTGGTGGACTCGCTGCTGAAGGGTCAGAGTCCTCAGGAGTGGATGGCCGACCTGGACGAGCTGCTTGCCAGCCACCATTAG
- the ltc4s gene encoding leukotriene C4 synthase codes for MSEEPVTLAAVTVLAVLEQAYFSLQVIYARRKFSVSAPSTTGPPEFERVFRAQTNCSEYFPIFITVLWTAGVFFSPGVSSMCGLLYLYGRFRYFHGYSQSSQGRLAPMYFSARVLWALIGFSSVGVVLSFFRVFLGVDLLQQLRSALGLL; via the exons ATGTCGGAGGAGCCCGTCACCCTCGCCGCCGTCACCGTGCTGGCCGTCCTGGAGCAAG cttatttctctctccaggtgATTTACGCCCGGAGGAAGTTCTCCGTGTCGGCGCCCTCCACAACCGGACCGCCGGAGTTTGAGAGAGTCTTCAGAGCTCA AACAAACTGCTCCGAGTATTTCCCCATCTTCATCACCGTCCTGTGGACGGCCGGAGTCTTCTTCAGCCCAG gTGTGTCCTCAATGTGTGGGCTGCTTTATCTTTACGGACGCTTCCGTTACTTTCATGGATATTCACAGTCGTCACAGGGACG TCTGGCTCCGATGTATTTCAGCGCTCGGGTTCTCTGGGCTCTGATTGGCTTCTCCTCTGTGGGCGTCGTCCTCTCGTTCTTCCGAGTTTTCCTGGGCGTGGatcttctgcagcagcttcgCTCCGCCCTCGGCCTGCTGTGa
- the maml1 gene encoding mastermind-like protein 1 isoform X1: MMADFVTPRHSAVMERLRRRIELFRQHHNSCESRYEGATLERLELERQQTFALHQRCLQAKAKRSNKHRQSQPSGEQAGQRAAGGGGGGGGGGAEPGDGGGAPAAEQSRNSTLIALQETVKRKLVSAGSPLGRDQVNGFSDGFPPKKKACLDNGNSNGSPLDSKLGICDALNSNGNHRSAGESTDSGAEPGLDFHRKEMKQEPDDILPIMPPSGGGNNSLFPDLNLNEQEWTELMEELNCAVADEDIQDILNDGFEDRKDPLELAPTPSGGGTVGGGAGGGVGGQSSQGLLPPDLANVKSEFSPASAAFDHQDSRTGSPHVRSTSSGPPPHPNSSPIAASSASSPALPPSQPAPAPRQLQPPPNHLLPPGPPVPKDLSPAQQLQQLAAQQQRAQHLHGQMQHKQPQPGAKFHNQGPHAHPPPWPQMANTSQSPLGGAFGMDKPTSPSLYPQDFNPNAQKQLLMPNKGSPKAGPGSYMPGPGGHPNMMGHSTSGPPLSHPPAPGAQATAAMLNYNNTKPLTHFEAGPGPPRPPNTQSQNKAALLALLRQQQQIKQKNSMNFRQHIPHTQDQNNYPAPPHGPGPANTMAPVPGNNGMAAQPGANSMAGGHGNAAYLSNQAAVAAVLKQQQQQQQQQQQQQQQHQQQMLEQQQKQQQQQQQYLQRQQLMAEQEKQRQQDQQLQRRLTRPPPQYQDQPGQPANQNPFPQQPVNQFTASSQPMGGVSSMGGPAPGSQRMFPQNQGMMGMNMGQGGGPAGGVAPPSTVSQPDRNLQSCGGGGGGAGVDVQQVLYNNMSLHTAHPGHPPQQAGLQRQPLGPMSASYRQNLLAQQQQHLKTQPNAALLKQQQLAAAAGRMPGSMQNSMGAGLSSSMPGGIQGAQSAAWQQQLANQAPPGNAGLPPNAFSNTPNAFHMQQQQQPRIPKMPPGAAPFGANPGGRPMGGLNPAQQMMQANMAVAQQRAPPNPQGLSQAMANQQTQQQQQQQQQQASQNQAVLSELAAFGPPQGNGRQGLQCNQGYQVSRTANQQQQQQVSFGYNMASGSFAAESELVDSLLKGQSPQEWMADLDELLASHH; the protein is encoded by the exons ATGATGGCGGATTTTGTTACACCGCGACACAGCGCGGTGATGGAGCGGCTCCGCCGGAGGATCGAGCTCTTCCGGCAGCATCACAACAGCTGCGAGAGCCGCTACGAGGGCGCGACGCTGGAGCGGCTGGAGCTGGAGCGGCAGCAGACCTTCGCCCTGCACCAGCGCTGCCTGCAGGCCAAGGCCAAGCGGTCCAACAAGCACCGGCAGAGCCAGCCCAGCGGCGAGCAGGCCGGCCAGAGGGCGGcgggcggaggcggcggcggcggcggcggcggcgcggagCCCGGGGATGGCGGAGGGGCGCCGGCGGCGGAGCAGAGCCGCAACAGCACGCTGATCGCG ctgcaggagaCGGTGAAGAGGAAGCTGGTGAGCGCCGGTTCTCCGCTGGGCAGAGACCAAGTCAACGGCTTCAGCGACGGTTTCCCGCCCAAAAAGAAGGCGTGTCTGGACAACGGCAACAGCAACGGCTCCCCGCTCGACTCCAAGCTGGGCATCTGCGACGCTCTGAACTCTAACGGGAACCACAGGTCGGCGGGGGAGTCGACGGACAGCGGCGCGGAGCCGGGTTTGGACTTCCACCGGAAGGAGATGAAGCAGGAGCCGGACGACATCCTGCCCATCATGCCGCCGTCGGGAGGAGGCAACAACAGCCTGTTCCCCGACCTCAACCTGAACGAGCAGGAGTGGACggagctgatggaggagctgAACTGCGCCGTGGCCGACGAGGACATCCAGGACATTCTCAACGACGGCTTCGAGGATCGCAAGGACCCTCTGGAGCTGGCGCCGACTCCCAGTGGTGGGGGGACGGtgggagggggagcaggaggtggTGTGGGAGGCCAGTCGTCCCAGGGACTACTGCCTCCAGATCTGGCCAACGTCAAGTCGGAGTTCTCTCCGGCCTCGGCAGCTTTCGATCATCAGGACTCTCGCACCGGCTCCCCCCACGTCAGGTCCACCTCCTCTGGGCCGCCTCCTCACCCTAACAGCTCCCCCatcgccgcctcctccgcctcttctccGGCTCTGCCCCCATCCCAGCCTGCTCCAGCCCCCAGGCAGCTTCAGCCTCCCCccaaccacctcctccctccagggCCCCCAGTGCCTAAAGACCTGTCCCCCgcacagcagctccagcagctggcTGCCCAGCAGCAGAGGGCTCAGCACCTCCACGGCCAGATGCAGCACAAACAGCCACAGCCAGGGGCCAAGTTCCACAACCAGGGGCCTCATGCCCACCCCCCGCCTTGGCCGCAGATGGCCAACACCTCTCAGAGTCCACTAGGGGGCGCTTTTGGTATGGACAAGCCCACAAGCCCCTCATTGTACCCACAAGACTTCAACCCCAACGCCCAGAAGCAGCTGCTGATGCCCAACAAAGGCTCTCCCAAGGCGGGGCCAGGCAGCTACATGCCGGGGCCCGGCGGGCACCCCAATATGATGGGCCACTCGACTTCGGGACCTCCCCTCAGTCATCCACCGGCACCCGGAGCACAGGCCACTGCCGCCATGCTGAACTACAACAACACCAAACCCCTGACACACTTTGAGGCGGGACCCGGGCCCCCGCGGCCCCCCAACACCCAGAGCCAGAACAAGGCGGCACTGCTGGCGCTGctcagacaacagcagcagatcaaACAGAAGAACAGCATGAACTTCCGCCAGCatataccacacacacag GACCAGAACAACTACCCCGCTCCCCCACACGGCCCGGGCCCTGCCAACACCATGGCGCCTGTGCCCGGAAACAACGGCATGGCGGCCCAGCCGGGGGCAAACTCAATGGCGGGTGGCCACGGTAACGCAGCGTACCTGAGCAACCAGGCGGCGGTGGCGGCCgtgctgaagcagcagcagcagcagcagcagcagcagcagcagcagcagcagcagcatcagcagcagatgctggagcagcagcagaagcagcagcagcagcagcagcagtacctgcagcggcagcagctcatGGCTGaacag GagaagcagcggcagcaggaccAGCAGCTCCAGAGACGTCTGACCCGACCGCCACCGCAGTACCAGGACCAGCCGGGGCAACCGGCCAATCAGAACCCTTTCCCCCAGCAGCCAGTCAACCAGTTTACag CTTCCTCTCAGCCAATGGGCGGCGTCAGCTCCATGGGAGGCCCCGCCCCCGGGTCCCAGCGCATGTTCCCTCAGAACCAAGGCATGATGGGTATGAACATGGGTCAGGGCGGCGGGCCGGCAGGTGGTGTAGCTCCGCCCTCGACGGTGAGCCAGCCTGACAGGAACCTTCAGTCCTGCgggggcggaggaggcggggctggCGTGGACGTCCAGCAGGTCCTGTACAACAACATGAGCCTTCACACGGCCCACCCGGGCCACCCGCCCCAGCAGGCCGGCCTGCAGCGCCAGCCTCTGGGCCCCATGAGCGCTTCCTACAGGCAGAACCTTctggcgcagcagcagcagcacctgaaGACGCAACCTAATGCTGCCttgctgaagcagcagcaactcGCTGCCGCCGCCGGCCGCATGCCAGGCTCCATGCAGAACAGTATGGGGGCCGGCCTTAGCAGCTCGATGCCCGGGGGAATCCAGGGTGCACAGAGCGCCgcctggcagcagcagctcgccaACCAGGCGCCCCCCGGTAACGCTGGCCTGCCCCCCAACGCCTTCAGCAACACGCCCAACGCCTtccacatgcagcagcagcagcagcctcgcATTCCCAAGATGCCACCGGGCGCCGCGCCCTTCGGCGCAAACCCCGGCGGTCGCCCGATGGGAGGCCTGAACCCCGCGCAGCAGATGATGCAGGCAAACATGGCTGTAGCCCAGCAGAGAGCGCCGCCCAACCCACAGGGCCTGAGCCAGGCGATGGCCAATCAGCagactcaacaacaacaacaacaacaacaacaacaggccaGTCAGAACCAGGCCGTCCTCTCTGAACTTGCGGCGTTCGGGCCGCCGCAGGGAAATGGCCGCCAGGGCCTGCAGTGTAACCAAGGTTACCAGGTGAGCAGGacagccaatcagcagcagcagcaacaagtgTCGTTTGGATACAACATGGCGTCGGGCAGCTTCGCTGCAGAGAGCGAGCTGGTGGACTCGCTGCTGAAGGGTCAGAGTCCTCAGGAGTGGATGGCCGACCTGGACGAGCTGCTTGCCAGCCACCATTAG